From Microcystis aeruginosa NIES-2549, a single genomic window includes:
- a CDS encoding glycosyltransferase, with translation MTNCPPYPFLTTPVGSLQIPFLEQIEGIISNNSYILRDEPQLLKLSLVIPTYNERDNVIPLVENLSQLLDRKIPGQYELIIVDDDSPDRTWELASKLTPDYPQLRVMRRQGEKGLASAVVRGWQGSRGEILGVIDGDLQHPPEILYNLLETIEKGADLALASRHVEGGGVSEWSLLRRFLSRGAQILGLILLPEVVGRVSDPMSGYFMVRRQAIAGLILNPTGYKILLEVIGKGRIETIGEVGYVFQERLEGESKVTWKQWLEYIFHLLRLRSQKPLRFLDAIVNLPLDRFIRFGLVGLTGVFVDMAFLYLLSDPAALGWGLTRSKIIAAELAIINNFIWNDRWTFGDLSARQRGWNKRWKRFFKFNLICLAGLILNVLLLNLLFNGLGINRYLANFIAIAIVTVWNFWVNLKLSWRVTK, from the coding sequence GTGACCAACTGTCCACCCTATCCCTTTTTAACCACCCCCGTCGGCTCTTTGCAAATCCCTTTTTTAGAGCAAATTGAAGGAATTATTAGCAATAATAGTTATATTCTCAGGGATGAACCCCAGTTACTCAAATTATCTCTAGTTATTCCCACCTATAACGAGCGAGATAACGTTATTCCCCTAGTCGAGAATCTCAGTCAATTACTCGATCGAAAAATTCCAGGTCAGTATGAACTAATTATCGTCGATGATGACAGTCCCGATCGCACTTGGGAATTAGCCAGCAAATTAACCCCAGATTACCCGCAACTACGGGTGATGCGTCGTCAGGGAGAAAAAGGATTAGCGTCGGCAGTGGTGCGGGGTTGGCAAGGGTCAAGGGGTGAGATACTAGGAGTAATCGATGGAGATTTGCAACATCCCCCCGAAATTCTCTATAATCTCCTCGAAACTATCGAAAAAGGAGCGGATTTAGCTCTTGCTAGTCGTCACGTCGAAGGAGGAGGAGTGAGCGAGTGGAGTCTGCTGCGACGATTTCTCTCCCGCGGCGCTCAAATCCTTGGTTTAATTCTACTGCCAGAGGTGGTCGGTCGCGTCTCCGATCCCATGAGCGGTTACTTTATGGTCCGCCGTCAAGCGATCGCCGGTCTGATTCTCAATCCCACCGGTTACAAAATTTTACTAGAAGTCATCGGCAAAGGCCGCATCGAAACCATCGGAGAAGTGGGTTATGTCTTCCAAGAGCGCCTAGAGGGGGAAAGTAAGGTAACTTGGAAACAATGGCTAGAATATATCTTCCATCTGCTGCGTTTGCGCTCTCAAAAGCCATTAAGGTTTTTAGATGCAATTGTCAATCTACCTTTAGATAGATTTATTCGCTTCGGTTTAGTGGGATTAACCGGGGTTTTTGTCGATATGGCCTTTCTCTATCTTCTCAGTGATCCCGCCGCTTTGGGTTGGGGATTAACCCGCAGTAAAATCATCGCCGCCGAATTAGCAATTATTAATAATTTTATCTGGAATGATCGCTGGACTTTTGGCGATTTATCCGCTCGTCAACGGGGTTGGAATAAACGCTGGAAAAGATTTTTCAAGTTCAATTTGATCTGTTTAGCCGGTTTAATTTTAAACGTCTTGCTGCTCAACCTGCTCTTTAAT